From the Cohaesibacter sp. ES.047 genome, one window contains:
- a CDS encoding ATP-binding protein — protein MTFSRRQVLLFCNSIASQLLMLLVIALFLLMGGFYVAVTMVTESHIAPPVRAFTEKELVFGQMLAMQEKADRPSYIQNFKQYHPEIEFQIEDDSFELSEHMLTDYQQFIDDHGLDHRLSLYLPSRINQLPFALHVEETKANWALVSIHMQMPDKQVITAKTRMMINAPPKWTFMLALVLVCMVLLLIWAIVFLIRPIRRLSAITDRIAFDGADPQPVDVGGPTELRVAAQALSKMQDRIRGLLDDRTRMLVAVSHDLRTPVTRLRLRADMVEQEEVKAGLLRDIAMMDGLLSRLMIYFRSGSRNEEETIFDFCSLIETLTSEWEDAGHDVTLVQCDTLKLRARPTDILRLTENLIDNAIKYAGSCEVSLVREADAACLRIVDHGAGIAEDARALLLEPFTRGEDARTMDDKSGFGLGLAIARKIAQSHRATIELAETSGGGLTVLVRFPLSQQGNHSDQAASSG, from the coding sequence TATGTCGCCGTCACAATGGTGACCGAAAGCCATATCGCGCCACCGGTCAGGGCCTTTACAGAAAAGGAACTCGTCTTCGGTCAGATGCTTGCCATGCAGGAAAAAGCAGACCGGCCGAGCTATATCCAGAATTTCAAACAATATCATCCCGAGATCGAATTTCAGATCGAAGATGACTCGTTTGAACTCTCAGAGCACATGCTCACAGACTATCAGCAGTTTATTGATGACCATGGGCTGGATCACAGGCTCTCATTGTATTTGCCCTCTCGCATCAACCAACTGCCCTTTGCCCTGCATGTCGAGGAGACCAAGGCCAATTGGGCCCTTGTCAGCATTCATATGCAGATGCCCGACAAACAGGTCATAACCGCCAAAACACGCATGATGATCAACGCGCCTCCCAAGTGGACATTCATGTTGGCGCTGGTGCTTGTCTGCATGGTGCTTTTGCTGATCTGGGCGATTGTTTTTCTGATCCGTCCGATCCGGCGCTTGTCTGCCATCACCGACCGCATCGCCTTTGACGGGGCCGACCCCCAACCTGTTGATGTTGGAGGACCAACCGAATTGCGCGTGGCCGCGCAAGCCCTGAGCAAAATGCAGGATCGTATTCGGGGATTGTTGGATGATCGGACGCGGATGCTCGTTGCAGTTAGCCACGACCTGCGCACGCCTGTCACCCGCCTGCGTTTGCGGGCGGACATGGTTGAACAGGAGGAGGTCAAGGCAGGGCTTCTTCGCGACATCGCCATGATGGACGGCCTGTTGTCGAGATTGATGATCTATTTTCGCAGTGGATCCCGCAATGAAGAAGAAACCATTTTCGATTTCTGCAGTTTGATAGAGACCCTGACGAGTGAATGGGAAGATGCCGGTCATGACGTCACGCTGGTGCAGTGCGATACCCTCAAACTGCGCGCCCGACCCACCGACATCTTACGCCTCACCGAAAATCTCATCGACAATGCGATTAAGTATGCAGGATCGTGCGAGGTGTCGTTGGTCAGGGAAGCGGACGCGGCCTGCCTGAGAATCGTTGATCACGGTGCAGGCATTGCCGAGGACGCCAGGGCCCTTCTGCTGGAGCCGTTTACCCGTGGCGAGGATGCGCGCACCATGGATGACAAATCCGGATTTGGTTTGGGGCTGGCGATCGCGCGCAAGATTGCCCAATCTCACAGAGCGACCATCGAACTGGCCGAGACAAGCGGGGGAGGGCTGACCGTTCTGGTGCGATTTCCCCTATCTCAGCAGGGCAACCATAGTGATCAGGCTGCATCTTCCGGTTAG
- a CDS encoding Lrp/AsnC family transcriptional regulator, producing MNLNGLDKRDKQILNLLQDDGRLSNAELAEKVNLSPSACLRRVRQLEESGLISGFHMQLNLKACGMSGAAFVFVTLDGQGRETLARFERAVKTINEIQDCYLLAGQYDYLLRVIYRNAEDLERIHHDILTNLPGVVRVNSTLTLRAVKHTGKLEV from the coding sequence TTGAATCTCAATGGCCTCGATAAACGGGACAAGCAAATTCTCAATTTGCTTCAGGACGATGGTCGACTCAGCAACGCGGAACTCGCGGAGAAGGTCAATCTGTCTCCCTCGGCGTGCCTGAGGCGCGTGCGACAGCTTGAAGAGAGCGGCCTGATCTCCGGATTCCACATGCAGCTCAATCTCAAGGCCTGCGGCATGTCCGGAGCGGCCTTTGTCTTTGTCACCCTTGATGGTCAGGGGCGGGAAACCCTCGCCCGGTTCGAAAGGGCGGTCAAGACAATCAACGAAATTCAGGATTGCTATCTGCTGGCCGGACAATATGACTATCTCTTGCGGGTCATCTATCGCAATGCCGAAGACCTTGAGCGCATCCACCACGACATTCTCACCAACCTGCCGGGTGTGGTGAGGGTCAATTCAACGCTCACCCTGAGAGCGGTCAAGCACACCGGGAAACTGGAAGTCTGA
- the ald gene encoding alanine dehydrogenase: protein MLIGCPREIKDHEDRVGLVPTSVEELVAHGHSVMIETNAGAGIGCSDEDYVAAGATIVDNPDEIFAKAEMVVKVKEPQAVERAKLREGQILYTYLHLAPDATQTADLVKSGATCIAYETVTSPTGALPLLFPMSEVAGRLAPQVGAQALENNGGGMGILLGGVPGVDSAEVVIIGAGVSGTNAARIALGMGASVTMVDRSVNALRAAVDRFGTAIKTVYSNKGNIAAAVANADLVIGTVLIPGAETPKLVTADMIKSMRDGSVVVDVAIDQGGCFETSKATTHSDPTYVVDGVVHYCVANMPGCVARTSTFALNNATLPFALALADKGWVQALKDDVHLRNGLNVHEGKVTYEAVASALGYDYVSAESILGL from the coding sequence ATGCTTATTGGATGCCCAAGAGAGATCAAAGACCACGAAGATCGTGTCGGTCTCGTTCCAACCTCTGTCGAAGAACTGGTTGCTCACGGCCACTCTGTGATGATCGAGACCAATGCCGGTGCTGGTATCGGCTGTTCTGACGAAGACTATGTTGCCGCAGGCGCAACCATTGTCGACAATCCGGATGAAATTTTCGCCAAGGCCGAGATGGTCGTGAAGGTAAAAGAGCCTCAGGCAGTCGAGCGCGCCAAATTGCGCGAAGGCCAGATTCTCTACACCTACCTGCATCTGGCACCCGATGCGACGCAGACCGCTGATCTCGTCAAGTCTGGCGCCACCTGCATCGCCTATGAAACGGTTACCTCTCCAACCGGCGCTCTGCCGCTGCTCTTCCCGATGTCCGAAGTGGCTGGTCGTCTGGCTCCGCAGGTTGGTGCTCAGGCTCTGGAAAACAATGGCGGCGGCATGGGCATCCTGCTCGGCGGCGTCCCCGGTGTTGATTCTGCTGAAGTTGTCATCATTGGCGCTGGCGTATCGGGCACAAACGCTGCTCGCATCGCTCTTGGCATGGGTGCATCGGTCACCATGGTGGACCGCAGCGTCAACGCTCTTCGTGCTGCTGTTGATCGCTTCGGCACGGCAATCAAGACCGTCTATTCCAACAAGGGCAACATCGCTGCTGCTGTGGCCAATGCTGACCTCGTCATCGGCACGGTTCTGATCCCGGGTGCGGAAACGCCCAAACTCGTCACCGCAGACATGATCAAATCCATGCGTGACGGCTCTGTTGTTGTCGACGTCGCCATTGATCAGGGCGGTTGCTTCGAAACCTCCAAGGCGACCACTCATTCTGATCCGACCTATGTTGTCGACGGTGTCGTGCATTATTGTGTCGCCAACATGCCCGGCTGTGTTGCCCGTACCTCGACCTTTGCGCTGAACAACGCCACCCTGCCGTTTGCTCTGGCTCTGGCCGACAAGGGCTGGGTTCAGGCTCTCAAGGATGATGTCCATCTGCGCAACGGCCTCAATGTGCATGAAGGCAAGGTAACCTACGAAGCGGTTGCCAGTGCGCTGGGCTACGACTACGTCTCTGCAGAAAGCATTCTGGGTCTTTAA
- a CDS encoding SRPBCC domain-containing protein, with protein METIQPPSVEAILNGMWPPEAACNESDMMLKPIVKVIEVPVDSATAYQLFTEQMGLWWPLDSRSISFHSEGAPAKALNIDPVAGGAIVEIAASDERHVWGRFVDCDPPHSVAIEFHMGQPEEHATNLLVTFFGTGADETLVKLVHSGWETYGGFADMMREGYDTGWDEIFSGAYAKACKGRRPQPAPVQSQ; from the coding sequence ATGGAGACTATTCAGCCCCCCTCGGTCGAGGCTATATTGAACGGCATGTGGCCCCCCGAAGCTGCCTGCAATGAAAGTGACATGATGTTGAAGCCGATTGTGAAAGTGATCGAAGTGCCGGTTGATTCCGCTACTGCCTATCAGCTGTTTACAGAGCAGATGGGCCTGTGGTGGCCTTTGGACAGCCGCTCCATTTCCTTTCATTCCGAAGGAGCGCCAGCAAAGGCGTTGAATATCGATCCAGTTGCGGGTGGTGCTATCGTTGAAATTGCGGCAAGCGATGAACGCCATGTGTGGGGCCGCTTTGTGGATTGCGATCCACCCCACTCGGTTGCCATCGAATTTCACATGGGGCAGCCGGAAGAACATGCCACAAATCTGCTGGTCACCTTCTTCGGCACCGGTGCCGACGAGACGCTGGTCAAACTGGTGCACAGCGGCTGGGAGACCTATGGCGGGTTTGCGGACATGATGCGCGAGGGATATGACACCGGGTGGGACGAGATCTTTTCAGGTGCCTATGCAAAGGCCTGCAAAGGACGCCGGCCACAGCCCGCCCCTGTGCAATCACAATAA
- a CDS encoding IS481 family transposase, whose translation MGQVLHGSATTTEAVRRAIQNSQESLRVLSKRYGINQKTVVKWKTRTSQADLRTGPKEPRSTVLSRQEEATIVAFRRHTLLPLDDCLYALQPTIPHLTRSSLHRCLQRHGVSRLPSVEGDKQPKKRFKSYPIGYFHIDIAQVQTAEGKLYLFVAIDRTSKYAFVELYTKAGKMNAAQFLRNLVATVPYTIHTVLTDNGIQFTNRSRDLHEFQHIFDRVCTGNGIEHRLTKVKHPWTNGQVERMNRTIKDATVKRFHYDDHEQLQKHLAVFIDAYNFARRLKTLRGLTPYEFICKKWTEDPERFKMNPIHQIPGPNN comes from the coding sequence ATGGGCCAAGTTCTACACGGCAGCGCCACGACGACAGAGGCAGTCCGTCGAGCAATACAAAATAGTCAAGAGAGCCTGAGAGTGCTTTCCAAGCGATACGGCATCAATCAGAAAACGGTCGTCAAGTGGAAGACGCGCACCTCACAAGCGGACTTAAGAACCGGACCGAAGGAGCCACGTTCGACTGTGCTTTCGCGGCAAGAAGAAGCGACCATTGTCGCCTTCCGCAGGCATACCTTGTTGCCTCTCGACGACTGCCTTTATGCACTCCAGCCGACAATCCCGCATCTGACGCGCTCTTCACTGCACAGATGCCTGCAACGACACGGAGTTTCGCGACTACCGAGTGTCGAAGGCGACAAGCAGCCAAAGAAGCGTTTCAAGAGCTATCCGATCGGCTATTTCCATATCGATATTGCCCAGGTACAGACAGCTGAAGGCAAGCTCTATCTCTTTGTGGCTATTGACCGGACTTCCAAGTATGCCTTCGTTGAACTCTATACCAAGGCAGGAAAGATGAATGCTGCACAGTTCCTGCGCAATCTGGTCGCCACTGTGCCCTATACCATCCATACTGTTCTGACCGACAATGGCATCCAGTTCACCAATCGGTCTCGCGATCTCCATGAGTTCCAGCACATCTTTGACCGGGTCTGCACTGGAAACGGCATTGAACACCGCCTGACAAAAGTGAAGCACCCATGGACCAACGGTCAGGTCGAGAGGATGAACCGGACTATTAAGGATGCCACCGTCAAACGGTTCCATTACGACGATCACGAGCAACTCCAGAAGCATCTGGCTGTTTTCATAGATGCCTACAACTTCGCTAGACGATTGAAGACGCTAAGGGGCCTGACCCCATACGAATTTATCTGCAAAAAGTGGACAGAGGATCCGGAAAGATTCAAAATGAATCCGATCCATCAAATCCCGGGACCGAACAACTAG
- a CDS encoding nucleoside deaminase — protein sequence MNERILIERLLDVIEKDIAPKTAQAVQTGNKLFGAAILRKSDLSVVIAETNNETENPLWHGEMHALKRFYELPQDERPDSRDCYFLATHEPCSLCLSGITWTGFDNFYFLFGYEDTRDAFNIPHDLKILKEVFKLENGDYARDNAFWHSHALGDMVHALDEAQRTPLEKRIEHIAALYDQMSATYQDSKGEAGIPLD from the coding sequence ATGAACGAACGGATACTGATCGAACGGCTTTTGGACGTCATCGAGAAAGACATCGCACCCAAAACGGCGCAAGCTGTGCAAACCGGCAACAAATTGTTCGGCGCTGCGATTTTGCGCAAATCCGATCTTTCTGTCGTGATCGCCGAAACCAACAATGAAACGGAAAATCCGCTCTGGCATGGCGAAATGCATGCGCTTAAGCGATTCTATGAACTGCCTCAGGATGAGCGACCCGACTCGCGTGATTGCTACTTTCTGGCCACCCACGAGCCTTGTTCGCTCTGCCTGTCGGGGATCACATGGACCGGATTTGACAATTTCTATTTCCTGTTCGGCTACGAGGACACACGCGATGCCTTTAACATCCCTCATGATCTCAAGATTCTGAAAGAAGTCTTCAAGCTCGAGAATGGCGACTATGCGCGCGACAATGCTTTCTGGCACAGTCATGCTCTTGGGGACATGGTGCACGCGCTCGATGAGGCGCAGCGAACACCGCTCGAGAAGCGCATCGAGCATATTGCTGCGCTCTATGATCAAATGTCTGCCACCTATCAGGACAGCAAGGGGGAGGCAGGAATCCCGCTCGACTGA
- a CDS encoding class I SAM-dependent RNA methyltransferase translates to MTDPVEITIDGLGAKGDGVAYYGGGMLYVPFALEGERVRVTPMGERADLEEVLQPSEARIDPICPLFQTCGGCIMQHMATKPYGAWKQEMVIDALASRGLEEASVEETMQTRPGGRRRAVLTARLMGRRLLFGYHEMRSARIVDVDHCPVLTPALNALLPKLADFLPLVMTKKKEARVTLLSTDSGVDVSLEDVKDLHGGQDYLKAVEMAETLDLARLSANGEVLLERRPPLLRMGDAQVSPPPGAFVQADESAEQAMVDMVLDAVGDAKRVIDLFSGSGTFTLRLAKKAQVWALESEEAALKSLERGWRFGAGLKGIKPERRDLFRRPVLASEMKKFDALVFDPPRAGAKAQCEEIAKSKIPVVVAVSCNPGTLARDLRILVDGGYKIRSVTPVDQFIFSPHVECVAVLQR, encoded by the coding sequence TTGACCGATCCGGTTGAAATCACAATTGATGGACTAGGTGCCAAGGGCGACGGCGTCGCCTATTATGGCGGTGGCATGCTCTATGTCCCCTTCGCGCTTGAAGGCGAACGGGTCCGCGTGACCCCGATGGGCGAGCGGGCCGATCTTGAAGAGGTTCTGCAGCCATCCGAAGCGCGCATTGACCCGATCTGCCCGCTGTTTCAGACCTGTGGCGGCTGCATCATGCAGCATATGGCAACCAAACCTTATGGCGCATGGAAGCAGGAAATGGTGATTGACGCCTTGGCTTCGCGCGGATTGGAAGAGGCCAGTGTCGAAGAAACCATGCAGACGCGTCCGGGGGGCCGTCGCCGCGCGGTACTTACCGCCAGACTGATGGGACGACGCCTGCTGTTCGGTTATCACGAGATGCGCTCGGCGCGGATCGTGGACGTGGATCACTGCCCCGTCCTGACACCGGCTCTCAACGCCCTGTTGCCAAAGCTGGCTGATTTCCTGCCTCTTGTGATGACCAAGAAGAAGGAAGCGAGGGTTACGCTGCTTTCAACGGATTCCGGTGTCGATGTCAGTCTGGAAGACGTCAAAGACCTTCATGGCGGTCAGGACTATCTCAAGGCTGTCGAGATGGCCGAAACGCTTGATCTGGCGCGTCTGTCGGCCAATGGCGAGGTGTTACTCGAACGGCGTCCGCCTCTGTTGCGGATGGGAGACGCTCAGGTATCACCACCACCGGGCGCTTTTGTTCAGGCCGACGAAAGCGCCGAACAAGCCATGGTCGACATGGTGCTCGATGCGGTTGGCGATGCCAAACGGGTGATCGATCTTTTCAGCGGTTCAGGCACCTTCACGCTCCGGCTGGCCAAGAAGGCGCAGGTCTGGGCGCTGGAGAGCGAAGAGGCGGCGCTCAAATCGCTGGAGCGCGGCTGGCGCTTCGGAGCTGGGCTCAAGGGCATCAAGCCCGAGCGCAGAGACCTGTTTCGCCGACCTGTTCTGGCCTCTGAAATGAAGAAATTCGATGCCCTCGTTTTTGACCCACCCCGCGCAGGCGCCAAGGCGCAGTGCGAGGAGATCGCCAAGTCCAAGATTCCGGTCGTGGTGGCGGTGTCGTGCAATCCGGGGACCCTCGCGCGCGATTTGCGGATTCTGGTGGACGGTGGATACAAAATCCGCAGCGTGACGCCGGTGGATCAGTTTATCTTTTCTCCCCATGTCGAATGTGTGGCTGTGCTGCAAAGATAG
- a CDS encoding FecR family protein produces the protein MRTFIAAMLASFLLVLSIPAEAGSSDVTKDHVWRLGKVSGEAWIETRNREPMRVYKNRMLFPGQTLTTGSRTRLLLTRGKERIQIGSNTSMSLPDFDDLLPGRTIINQARGTLHLQVDKKNVKHFAVQTPYMVAAVKGTKFTIDIKDQDTSVRVHEGVVEVTNRQTNRTMDVNAGETVALDIKAWKIPAANDQMRPKRNDARMVLIERGGDDPATVAERARLRAEERHNGDLVSIVLAYLGSIIVAVANLVAVSFDSVVRSVTGFVVSAAEPAMGAVHDVASVNNWVRILIAALAALIAIMSVSIYVVFRKRKARRPIPRRVV, from the coding sequence GTGCGGACCTTCATTGCAGCAATGCTCGCCTCGTTCCTGCTTGTGCTTAGCATTCCGGCTGAAGCAGGCAGCAGTGATGTTACCAAAGACCATGTGTGGAGACTTGGCAAGGTGAGTGGTGAGGCATGGATCGAGACCCGCAATCGGGAGCCGATGCGGGTCTACAAGAACCGCATGCTTTTCCCCGGCCAAACCCTGACGACAGGATCCCGCACGAGGCTGCTTTTGACGCGCGGTAAGGAACGCATTCAAATCGGTTCCAACACATCCATGAGCTTGCCGGATTTTGATGACCTGCTGCCGGGTCGCACGATCATCAATCAGGCTCGCGGCACGTTGCATTTGCAAGTCGACAAGAAGAACGTCAAACACTTCGCTGTCCAGACCCCTTACATGGTTGCAGCCGTCAAAGGCACAAAGTTTACAATCGACATCAAGGATCAGGACACGTCGGTCCGCGTGCATGAAGGCGTTGTCGAGGTCACCAACCGGCAGACCAACAGAACAATGGATGTCAATGCTGGCGAAACTGTTGCGCTTGATATCAAGGCATGGAAGATCCCGGCCGCAAACGATCAGATGCGCCCCAAGCGCAATGATGCGCGTATGGTGCTGATCGAACGGGGCGGGGACGACCCGGCGACCGTTGCCGAGCGTGCTCGCCTGAGAGCCGAAGAAAGACACAATGGCGATCTTGTTTCAATTGTTTTGGCTTATTTGGGGTCGATCATCGTAGCCGTTGCCAACTTGGTTGCCGTCAGCTTTGACAGCGTGGTGCGATCCGTTACGGGCTTTGTCGTATCTGCTGCAGAACCAGCAATGGGCGCCGTGCATGACGTGGCGTCTGTCAACAATTGGGTGCGCATTCTCATCGCCGCCCTTGCCGCCCTGATCGCCATTATGTCTGTGAGCATTTATGTTGTATTCCGCAAGCGCAAGGCCAGACGGCCCATCCCTCGCCGCGTGGTTTGA
- the purD gene encoding phosphoribosylamine--glycine ligase — protein MSDRLNVLLIGSGGREHALAHALVKSPLLGDLYVAPGNAGLLELAKKADVAESDHDAVIAFCKDKAIGFVIVGPEAPLVDGLVDSLTAAGIEAFGPTAAAAQLEGSKGYTKDLCAEFDIPTAAYARFSNCEAALDYLAAHPAPIVIKADGLAAGKGVTVAMTNDEAKAAIVECFDGAFGDAGAEVVIEAFLEGEEASLFALCDGKTAMLLASAQDHKPVGEGDTGPNTGGMGAYTPAPVMTTTLTQQVMDRIVTPTIDGMASRGEPFVGVLFVGLMITRNGPELIEYNVRFGDPECQTLMMRLESDLLELLIAAARGELAGKEAKWSNDVVLNVVLASKGYPGSYEKGTVIEDLSAAQALDGVTIFHAGTEKKEGQLLATGGRVLNVCARGKTVTEAQALAYRAVDAIKWDNGFCRRDIGWRAVRREKQVFPTRSS, from the coding sequence ATGTCCGATCGCCTCAATGTCCTTCTTATCGGCTCCGGTGGGCGCGAGCACGCCCTTGCCCATGCGCTCGTCAAATCTCCGCTCCTTGGAGATCTATACGTCGCTCCGGGCAATGCCGGATTGCTCGAGCTGGCAAAAAAGGCGGATGTGGCGGAAAGTGATCATGATGCCGTGATTGCGTTCTGCAAAGACAAGGCCATCGGATTTGTCATCGTTGGACCGGAAGCCCCACTGGTCGACGGACTTGTGGACAGTTTGACGGCCGCCGGGATCGAAGCGTTCGGACCAACAGCAGCGGCGGCGCAACTGGAAGGCTCCAAGGGATACACCAAGGACCTGTGCGCCGAGTTTGACATTCCCACCGCAGCCTATGCGCGCTTCTCCAATTGCGAGGCAGCGCTTGACTATCTTGCTGCCCATCCGGCCCCCATCGTGATCAAGGCAGATGGCCTTGCTGCTGGCAAGGGCGTAACGGTCGCCATGACCAACGATGAAGCCAAGGCGGCAATTGTCGAGTGCTTTGACGGTGCTTTCGGGGATGCCGGTGCCGAAGTCGTCATCGAGGCCTTTCTCGAGGGAGAGGAAGCCAGTCTGTTCGCTCTGTGCGATGGCAAGACCGCCATGCTGCTCGCCAGTGCTCAGGACCACAAGCCCGTTGGCGAGGGCGATACGGGGCCCAACACCGGAGGCATGGGAGCCTACACCCCCGCTCCGGTCATGACCACCACACTCACCCAGCAGGTCATGGATCGCATTGTCACTCCGACCATCGATGGCATGGCCAGCCGTGGCGAGCCGTTTGTCGGCGTGCTCTTCGTGGGGCTCATGATCACGCGAAACGGGCCGGAACTGATCGAATATAATGTCCGCTTTGGCGATCCGGAATGCCAGACGCTGATGATGCGCCTTGAAAGCGACCTTCTCGAACTGTTGATCGCTGCGGCGCGCGGCGAGCTGGCAGGCAAAGAGGCCAAATGGTCCAATGATGTCGTGCTGAACGTGGTGCTGGCATCCAAGGGCTATCCCGGCTCCTACGAGAAGGGAACCGTAATTGAAGACCTGAGCGCAGCCCAGGCCCTTGACGGCGTCACGATCTTTCATGCAGGCACGGAAAAGAAAGAGGGACAGCTGCTCGCCACGGGCGGGCGAGTGCTCAATGTTTGCGCCCGCGGCAAGACCGTGACCGAAGCTCAGGCTCTGGCCTACAGGGCTGTTGATGCTATCAAGTGGGACAATGGTTTCTGTCGCCGGGATATCGGATGGCGGGCGGTCCGCCGCGAAAAACAAGTCTTCCCGACACGATCATCATGA
- the ubiA gene encoding 4-hydroxybenzoate octaprenyltransferase has product MSEQFQAKHDMDVPKGQVADAVRDHWVDIWLPEVFRPYARLSRLERPIGWWLLLWPCLWSMTLAVSTTDRAHHPDALTILWFGFVFWLGAVAMRGAGCTYNDLVDHKIDGMVERTRSRPLPSKQVTRLHAWGWLAFQALVGLFVLLQFNSYTIALGFASLGVVAIYPFMKRITHWPQLVLGLAFSWGGLVGWTAITGELALAPLLMYVACAVWTIGFDTIYAHQDKEDDVMIGVKSTALLFADNTKIWLMFFYGVMVVFMASALVSSGVSWPAFVGLGAATLHMGWQIWKLDIHDAEQCLALFRSNTQIGWLLFVGLLASLWV; this is encoded by the coding sequence ATGAGTGAACAGTTTCAAGCAAAGCATGACATGGACGTGCCAAAGGGCCAGGTTGCAGACGCGGTACGGGATCACTGGGTCGATATATGGCTTCCCGAGGTATTTCGCCCCTATGCCCGGCTCTCCCGCCTTGAGCGACCGATTGGCTGGTGGCTCTTGCTGTGGCCCTGCCTTTGGTCCATGACGCTGGCTGTTTCCACGACCGATAGGGCCCACCATCCCGATGCGCTGACGATTCTCTGGTTCGGATTTGTCTTCTGGCTTGGCGCGGTTGCCATGCGCGGGGCCGGCTGCACCTATAATGATCTGGTCGATCACAAGATCGACGGGATGGTCGAGCGCACCCGCTCCCGGCCTTTGCCCAGCAAACAGGTGACCCGGCTGCATGCTTGGGGCTGGCTGGCGTTTCAGGCCCTTGTCGGCTTGTTCGTTCTGTTGCAATTCAACAGCTATACCATCGCGCTTGGCTTTGCATCGCTGGGTGTGGTTGCGATTTATCCCTTCATGAAGCGCATCACCCATTGGCCCCAGCTGGTTCTGGGGCTCGCCTTTTCGTGGGGAGGCCTTGTCGGCTGGACCGCGATCACGGGAGAATTGGCGCTGGCGCCGCTGCTCATGTATGTCGCCTGTGCGGTCTGGACCATCGGCTTTGACACGATTTACGCCCATCAGGACAAGGAAGATGATGTCATGATCGGGGTGAAATCCACAGCGCTGCTGTTTGCTGACAACACCAAGATCTGGCTCATGTTTTTCTATGGCGTGATGGTCGTGTTTATGGCGTCCGCGCTCGTCTCATCCGGTGTCAGTTGGCCTGCCTTTGTCGGGCTTGGAGCGGCAACGCTGCATATGGGCTGGCAGATCTGGAAACTCGATATTCACGACGCCGAGCAGTGTCTTGCCCTGTTCCGCTCGAACACGCAAATCGGCTGGCTGTTGTTTGTCGGCTTGCTAGCGAGTCTGTGGGTCTAG
- a CDS encoding TlyA family RNA methyltransferase encodes MSRTRLDQALVARGLVPSRARARDAIKRGSVSVDGMLATKASQMVSEEMDLRLSDPASGYVSRAALKLIHALDHFGFDPTGRTCVDVGASTGGFCQVLLERGADAVYGVDVGHGQMHESLRGNDRLTVLEGVNARHLDRTHIPKPYSALVSDVSFISLKLALPPALEMAEAGAFAALLVKPQFEVGREGIGKGGLVRDPADADRVARAIADWIHSSDEGGCAGWHVLDLVPSPILGGDGNREFLLGAEKR; translated from the coding sequence ATGAGTAGAACGCGACTTGATCAGGCGCTTGTCGCGCGTGGCCTTGTGCCCAGTCGTGCCCGGGCGCGGGACGCCATCAAACGCGGCTCTGTTTCGGTGGATGGGATGCTCGCAACCAAAGCCAGCCAGATGGTATCGGAAGAGATGGACTTGCGCCTTTCTGACCCTGCATCAGGCTATGTTTCACGCGCAGCTCTCAAGCTCATTCATGCTCTTGATCACTTCGGCTTTGATCCGACGGGGCGCACCTGCGTCGATGTCGGCGCATCAACGGGCGGCTTCTGTCAGGTGCTGCTCGAACGGGGAGCTGACGCAGTTTATGGGGTCGATGTGGGCCATGGTCAGATGCATGAAAGCCTGAGGGGCAACGACCGGCTTACAGTGCTCGAAGGCGTCAATGCGCGTCATCTTGATCGCACACACATTCCTAAGCCCTACTCTGCCCTTGTCAGCGATGTTTCCTTCATTTCTCTCAAGCTTGCCCTGCCGCCTGCGCTCGAAATGGCGGAAGCTGGCGCGTTTGCGGCGCTTCTGGTCAAGCCACAGTTCGAAGTCGGGCGCGAGGGCATTGGCAAAGGCGGATTGGTCCGCGACCCCGCTGATGCAGACCGCGTTGCCAGAGCCATCGCCGACTGGATCCATTCCAGCGATGAAGGGGGCTGTGCCGGATGGCACGTGCTCGACCTTGTCCCCTCGCCGATCCTTGGCGGGGATGGCAACCGGGAATTTTTACTTGGCGCAGAAAAGCGCTGA